One genomic region from Atribacteraceae bacterium encodes:
- a CDS encoding acetyl-CoA carboxylase biotin carboxylase subunit → MSRVFEKVLVANRGEIALRIVRACRELGLKTVGVYSEADRNLLHLDFVDQKVFLGGNMPLETYLNQEKILKACQLTRCDAVHPGYGFLSENIKFAELVTGQGITFIGPDVAVLRDMKNKLQAKRKLLQAGVPVIPGSSGTVSDLSEARQISGEIGYPLMIKACLGGGGRGIRVVESESVLADAFNGACREAGFAFGCAEVYIEKLLGSSRHIEVQILADRHGQVIHLGERECSLQRRRQKILEESPSPGIDPDLRERILQAAVTAARTLEYTTCGTFEFLVTNSGEFYFMELNARIQVEHPVTELVTGVDIVREQIRTSAGEPLRVTQRDIQARGHSIEMRINAEDPERNFMPSPGTLTRFDIPRGPGIRVDSHCFTGYTVPPHYDSLIAKLVVWDSDRPFAVRRAREALQSFIVEGVATTVPFHLKILQDQDFLEGRFHTRFLEERDERIVEC, encoded by the coding sequence GTGAGCCGGGTGTTTGAAAAAGTGCTTGTTGCGAACCGGGGTGAGATTGCCCTGCGGATCGTCCGGGCCTGCCGTGAGCTTGGTTTGAAGACGGTGGGGGTGTATTCCGAAGCGGATCGGAATCTCCTGCATCTTGACTTTGTTGACCAAAAGGTTTTCCTGGGAGGAAATATGCCTCTGGAAACCTATTTGAATCAGGAAAAGATATTAAAAGCCTGTCAACTGACCCGCTGTGACGCGGTACACCCCGGATATGGATTCTTATCGGAAAACATCAAGTTTGCCGAACTGGTGACCGGGCAGGGGATCACCTTTATCGGTCCGGACGTGGCGGTCCTCCGGGATATGAAAAATAAGCTTCAGGCTAAAAGAAAGCTTCTTCAAGCGGGAGTTCCGGTGATTCCCGGCTCAAGCGGAACGGTGAGCGATCTGAGCGAAGCCCGCCAAATCTCCGGGGAAATAGGGTATCCGCTGATGATCAAAGCCTGTTTGGGTGGCGGAGGGCGGGGAATCCGCGTTGTCGAGTCGGAATCGGTGCTGGCCGATGCGTTCAACGGGGCCTGCCGAGAGGCTGGGTTCGCCTTTGGCTGTGCCGAAGTGTATATCGAAAAACTGCTTGGCAGTTCCCGCCACATTGAAGTCCAGATTCTCGCCGACCGGCATGGTCAGGTCATCCATCTGGGGGAGAGAGAGTGTTCTCTTCAGAGAAGACGGCAGAAAATACTGGAAGAATCACCTTCTCCCGGCATCGATCCAGACCTCAGGGAACGGATCCTCCAGGCCGCGGTTACGGCAGCGCGTACCCTGGAGTATACAACCTGCGGCACCTTTGAATTCCTGGTGACCAATTCCGGAGAATTTTATTTTATGGAGCTAAACGCCAGAATTCAGGTGGAACACCCAGTGACGGAGTTGGTGACCGGGGTGGATATCGTCCGAGAGCAGATCCGAACCAGCGCGGGAGAGCCGCTGCGGGTGACCCAGCGTGATATTCAGGCGCGGGGTCATTCCATTGAAATGAGAATAAACGCCGAGGACCCTGAACGGAATTTCATGCCCTCGCCGGGCACCCTTACCCGTTTTGATATACCCCGGGGACCGGGCATACGAGTCGATTCACATTGTTTTACCGGGTATACCGTTCCCCCGCATTATGACTCGCTGATCGCCAAGCTGGTGGTTTGGGATAGTGACCGGCCCTTCGCCGTACGCCGCGCCCGGGAAGCGCTGCAATCCTTTATTGTCGAAGGAGTAGCGACGACGGTGCCGTTTCATCTCAAAATCCTTCAGGACCAGGACTTTCTGGAAGGCCGTTTTCACACCCGCTTTCTGGAGGAACGCGATGAGCGGATAGTGGAATGCTGA
- a CDS encoding TrkH family potassium uptake protein produces MGLETLKKRLTALQQLAGDNKSGFGNLSDRIGGLIHRLSPAYLILFGYAMIILIGALLLSLPSMVTAGNRLTFIDALFTSASAICVTGLIVVDTATFFSPLGQVVILILIQAGGLGYMTFSTILALIFRRRIEYRDRLAIKESLSLIAPGGVVRFTITIIKYTFFVEMIGASLLFMAFVRILPPGRAFFSAIFHAVSAFCNAGFSVFSTNLEGFSGDPLVILVVMALFILGGIGFIVMAEVIHRKRDYSLHVQVVIRTTVCLIALGTGLILLFEWNNPETLGALSFSEKIMNSLFQSSAPRTAGFHTLPIGAHTPPTLFLMIGLMFIGASPGGTGGGVKTTVLALVLGLVLSTLQGKSHVEIARRRISPVVLNRAISLVVMAVFFLLGIIVVILSIQPLAPMPVIFEVFSAFGTVGLSMGITAELASFSKFLIIITMYVGRVGFFSLLMLRWHKERQDILVFPEENIAV; encoded by the coding sequence ATGGGGTTGGAGACGCTGAAGAAACGATTAACTGCCCTACAACAACTGGCCGGTGACAACAAAAGCGGGTTCGGAAACCTGTCCGACCGAATTGGAGGATTGATCCACCGCTTAAGTCCGGCTTATCTTATCCTGTTCGGGTATGCTATGATCATCCTCATCGGAGCACTTCTCCTGTCGCTACCCTCGATGGTCACGGCGGGAAACCGACTCACCTTCATCGACGCTCTGTTCACATCGGCTTCGGCGATCTGTGTAACCGGTTTGATCGTGGTCGATACTGCGACCTTCTTTAGTCCCCTGGGACAGGTTGTGATCCTGATCCTCATTCAGGCCGGCGGGTTGGGGTATATGACTTTCAGCACGATCCTGGCTTTGATCTTCCGGCGGCGGATCGAGTATCGGGACCGCCTGGCGATCAAGGAATCACTCAGCCTGATCGCGCCAGGCGGAGTGGTGCGTTTTACTATCACCATCATCAAATACACTTTTTTTGTGGAAATGATCGGGGCCAGCCTCTTGTTTATGGCCTTCGTCCGGATCCTGCCCCCCGGACGGGCGTTCTTCTCGGCGATCTTCCATGCGGTTTCCGCCTTCTGCAACGCCGGTTTTTCCGTATTCAGCACCAACCTGGAAGGGTTTTCCGGTGACCCGTTAGTCATCCTGGTGGTGATGGCCTTGTTTATCCTGGGGGGGATCGGGTTTATCGTCATGGCCGAAGTGATCCACCGAAAGCGCGACTACAGCCTCCATGTGCAGGTCGTGATTAGGACGACCGTGTGCCTGATTGCTTTGGGGACCGGTCTCATCCTGTTGTTCGAATGGAACAATCCCGAGACACTGGGGGCGCTGAGCTTTTCCGAAAAGATTATGAACAGCCTTTTCCAATCCAGCGCTCCCCGTACCGCCGGGTTCCATACCTTGCCTATTGGAGCTCATACTCCGCCAACCTTGTTCCTGATGATCGGGCTCATGTTTATCGGCGCCTCGCCGGGGGGGACAGGGGGTGGGGTGAAAACGACGGTGCTGGCCTTGGTGCTGGGTTTGGTGCTTTCTACCCTCCAGGGGAAAAGCCATGTCGAAATCGCCCGCCGGAGGATTTCCCCGGTCGTGCTCAACCGGGCGATTTCTCTGGTGGTTATGGCTGTCTTTTTCCTGCTGGGGATCATCGTCGTCATTTTGAGCATTCAACCCCTGGCCCCGATGCCGGTTATTTTCGAAGTATTTTCGGCGTTTGGGACGGTGGGCCTCTCCATGGGCATCACCGCGGAGTTGGCGAGTTTCAGCAAATTCTTAATTATTATCACCATGTATGTGGGCCGGGTGGGCTTTTTCTCTTTATTGATGCTCCGTTGGCATAAAGAAAGGCAGGATATTCTAGTTTTTCCCGAGGAAAACATCGCGGTATGA